The following are from one region of the Nitrospirota bacterium genome:
- a CDS encoding DUF2784 domain-containing protein, whose translation MLYKLLADSVALLHLAFVLFVVGGGFLALKWRWVVWLHLPAAAWGAAVEFGGWMCPLTPLELWLRESGGEAGSQSDFIARHILPMLYPAGLTREAQFALGALVVIVNLAIYGWLWRRMRRTPAAGQ comes from the coding sequence ATGCTCTATAAATTGCTCGCCGATTCGGTCGCACTGCTCCATCTCGCGTTTGTCCTCTTTGTGGTGGGCGGCGGCTTCTTGGCGTTGAAATGGCGGTGGGTTGTGTGGCTGCACCTGCCGGCCGCGGCCTGGGGCGCCGCGGTGGAATTCGGCGGCTGGATGTGCCCGCTGACCCCGCTCGAACTCTGGCTGCGCGAGTCGGGCGGCGAGGCCGGTTCTCAGTCCGATTTCATCGCCCGCCATATCCTGCCGATGTTGTATCCGGCCGGACTGACGCGCGAAGCCCAGTTCGCCCTGGGCGCGCTGGTGGTGATCGTCAATCTGGCGATCTACGGATGGCTCTGGAGGCGAATGCGGCGTACCCCGGCCGCCGGGCAGTGA
- a CDS encoding patatin-like phospholipase family protein, which produces MESEVLSSAALSEKTAYHAMAQEMWDALRRRASGAAEGPAMGLVVQGGGMRGIYCMGVLAALEEMGFTACFDHVAGSSAGALTAAHFITGQARYGVETYVRHLSNRRFVHLLRVSKQLDIDYLINYVVREVRPFNVSVLAHASTTLHIALTDALDASAHYVTNKTPGIDLWEAFRATAAAPILYNRFVRVGDRWCLDGSLSDPLPLQRIVDCGCRYVLVILTKPLWYRSKPVGAPLRTIAALKIRHYSSALKQALFDENLALNRALALLSENKGALTLGSVKMLVIAPSHQRHLVKCTTTNANRLWQCALRARADAWRAFGRIPPATDNPFRAGDT; this is translated from the coding sequence ATGGAGAGTGAAGTCCTCTCGAGCGCCGCCCTGTCGGAGAAGACCGCGTACCATGCGATGGCGCAGGAGATGTGGGACGCGCTGCGCCGGCGTGCGTCGGGAGCCGCCGAAGGCCCTGCTATGGGGCTGGTGGTCCAAGGCGGGGGCATGCGAGGCATCTATTGCATGGGCGTCCTGGCCGCCTTGGAAGAAATGGGATTCACCGCCTGTTTCGACCATGTCGCCGGATCCTCGGCGGGCGCGCTCACGGCGGCCCATTTCATCACCGGCCAAGCGCGGTACGGCGTCGAGACCTATGTCCGCCATCTGAGCAATCGAAGATTCGTCCATCTGCTGCGCGTGAGCAAGCAACTGGACATCGACTACCTGATTAATTACGTCGTCAGAGAGGTCCGCCCGTTCAATGTGTCGGTCCTGGCTCACGCCTCGACCACGCTGCATATTGCCCTCACCGACGCGCTCGACGCTTCCGCCCACTATGTAACAAACAAGACGCCAGGGATCGACCTCTGGGAAGCCTTTCGCGCCACCGCCGCCGCGCCCATCCTGTACAACCGGTTTGTCCGGGTCGGCGACCGGTGGTGCTTGGACGGCAGCCTCAGCGACCCGCTGCCGCTCCAGCGGATCGTCGATTGCGGCTGCCGCTACGTCCTGGTCATCCTCACCAAGCCGCTCTGGTACCGAAGCAAGCCTGTCGGGGCACCGCTGCGAACCATCGCGGCGCTGAAGATCCGCCACTATAGCTCCGCGCTCAAGCAGGCGCTGTTCGACGAAAATCTCGCGCTGAACCGCGCGCTGGCCTTGCTTTCGGAAAACAAGGGGGCTCTCACGCTCGGCTCCGTCAAGATGCTCGTGATCGCGCCGAGTCATCAGCGTCATCTCGTGAAGTGCACGACCACCAACGCCAACCGCCTGTGGCAGTGTGCGTTGAGGGCCAGAGCGGACGCGTGGCGAGCCTTCGGGCGGATCCCGCCCGCCACGGACAATCCATTTAGGGCCGGCGACACGTAG
- a CDS encoding DUF488 domain-containing protein has protein sequence MASQLWTIGHSTSPIEAFIGLLRAHGIRTLVDVRRFPVSRRHPQFNAEPLANSLREAGVHYRHMPELGGRRKSRPDSVNLGWRSDGFRGYADYMQTDDFRGALGELMACGESGPTAVMCAEAVPWRCHRSLIADALASRDWRVRHIISAAEATPHRLTPFARIHEGKIIYPGN, from the coding sequence ATGGCTTCACAGCTCTGGACCATCGGCCATTCGACCAGTCCCATCGAGGCATTCATCGGTCTCCTCCGAGCGCATGGGATCCGAACCCTGGTCGATGTCCGGAGGTTTCCTGTTTCGCGACGCCATCCCCAGTTCAATGCCGAGCCGCTCGCCAATAGCCTACGGGAAGCCGGTGTGCACTACCGGCACATGCCGGAGCTGGGCGGGCGGCGGAAAAGCCGGCCCGATTCCGTGAACCTGGGATGGCGGAGCGACGGCTTCAGAGGCTATGCGGACTACATGCAGACGGATGACTTCCGGGGGGCGCTGGGGGAGCTGATGGCCTGCGGCGAGAGCGGGCCCACCGCCGTCATGTGCGCCGAAGCGGTGCCCTGGCGCTGCCACCGGTCGTTGATCGCGGATGCGCTGGCGAGCCGAGACTGGAGGGTGCGGCATATTATCTCTGCGGCAGAGGCGACTCCGCACCGACTCACGCCGTTTGCCCGGATCCACGAAGGGAAGATTATTTACCCCGGGAATTAG
- a CDS encoding OsmC family protein: MNNLAVNGVDVSRLFATLDAVKTRPDLATFAFRARNRWIAGGHNRTTIKDFYGAGQEDTTRTTPFVLDADEPPVLLGQDLGANPVEFVLHALAACLTTSMVYHAAAQGIHLESVESSLEGDLDLRGFLGLSDQVRKGYRQIRVKFTVRTDAPADQLRALCRFSPVFDIVSNPVPVTVTVDKA, from the coding sequence ATGAACAATCTTGCGGTCAATGGAGTGGATGTGTCTCGACTGTTCGCCACGCTCGATGCGGTGAAGACTCGACCCGATCTGGCCACGTTCGCGTTTCGCGCGCGCAATCGCTGGATCGCGGGCGGACATAATCGCACCACGATCAAAGACTTCTACGGAGCCGGCCAGGAGGATACGACGCGCACGACTCCGTTCGTGCTCGACGCCGATGAGCCGCCGGTGCTCTTGGGACAGGACCTTGGCGCCAATCCCGTGGAGTTTGTGCTGCATGCGCTGGCGGCTTGCCTGACCACGTCGATGGTCTACCATGCGGCCGCCCAGGGCATCCATCTGGAATCCGTGGAGTCCAGCCTCGAGGGCGATCTCGATCTGCGCGGGTTCCTGGGACTCTCCGACCAGGTGCGGAAGGGCTACCGGCAGATCCGGGTCAAGTTTACCGTCAGGACGGATGCGCCTGCGGATCAACTGCGAGCTCTCTGCCGTTTCTCGCCGGTGTTCGATATCGTGTCGAATCCGGTTCCGGTCACCGTGACCGTGGACAAAGCATAA
- a CDS encoding sigma 54-interacting transcriptional regulator, with amino-acid sequence MAADQPPPLHDLDEGAALRSIVEGTATETGERFFASLVQNLAKALNTHAAWVTEYLEESRRLRALAFWMGGQWVRDYEIDITGTPCEQVITQARLVHIPDNVFSLYPGDPDFRGTGIVSYMGVPLTDVDGKILGHMAVIDRRPIPDDPRVLALFRIFAARAAAEMRRLRAEREAQEREEKLTRLVNSAMDAIIELDHSLRVTRINPAAEKAFQCEAGQVVGQDFSRFLSQEGRTKLQALIDQLETLPEGRRYLWIPGGLKALCPNGNEFPAEATLSRFEMARQTFYTLILRNVRDRLEAERTIHALTNEAAYLREELRALRHFDDILGRSEPILRVLHDIQQVAETDATVLILGETGTGKELIARAIHHAGRRCDRPFIKVNCAAIPAALIESEFFGHERGAFTGATAKRDGRFALADGGTIFLDEIGELPLDLQAKLLRVLQEGEFEPVGSSQTRKVNVRVVAATNRDLQRAVQAGAFREDLYYRLNVFPIHVPPLRDRREDIPLLASAFAQQFAQNMGRKIEPLTSECIRRLQAYSWPGNVRELQNVIERAVITARDGRLNLDRALPETDRGDSSEPVSPAEEATPRVRTAQEMETLERENLIRALESAGWRVAGENGAARLLGMNPSTLSSRMKALGIKRPR; translated from the coding sequence ATGGCCGCAGACCAGCCCCCGCCCCTGCACGATCTTGACGAGGGGGCCGCGCTTCGTTCCATCGTCGAGGGCACGGCGACGGAGACCGGCGAGCGGTTCTTCGCCTCGCTCGTCCAGAACCTCGCCAAGGCGCTGAACACCCATGCGGCCTGGGTCACGGAGTATCTGGAAGAGTCCCGCCGCCTGCGGGCCCTCGCCTTTTGGATGGGCGGCCAGTGGGTGCGCGACTACGAGATCGACATCACCGGCACCCCCTGCGAGCAGGTCATCACGCAGGCTCGCCTGGTGCACATCCCCGATAACGTCTTCTCGCTTTACCCCGGCGACCCGGACTTCCGCGGGACCGGCATCGTCAGTTACATGGGCGTGCCGCTGACGGACGTAGACGGAAAGATTCTCGGCCATATGGCGGTTATCGATCGGCGGCCCATCCCGGACGACCCCCGCGTGCTCGCGCTCTTCCGCATCTTCGCCGCGCGGGCGGCGGCGGAAATGCGGCGCCTGCGGGCGGAACGCGAGGCGCAGGAACGGGAAGAAAAGCTCACCCGTCTCGTGAACAGCGCGATGGACGCGATCATCGAGCTGGACCACTCGCTGCGCGTGACGCGCATCAATCCGGCCGCCGAGAAGGCGTTCCAGTGCGAGGCCGGGCAGGTCGTGGGGCAGGACTTCAGCCGGTTTCTCAGCCAGGAAGGCCGGACGAAGCTCCAGGCCCTGATCGACCAGCTCGAGACTCTCCCGGAAGGCCGACGCTATCTGTGGATTCCCGGCGGCCTCAAGGCCCTGTGTCCGAACGGCAACGAGTTCCCGGCGGAAGCCACCCTGTCCCGGTTCGAAATGGCCCGGCAGACCTTCTACACGCTGATCCTGCGGAACGTCCGCGACCGGCTCGAGGCGGAGCGGACGATCCATGCGCTGACCAACGAGGCGGCGTACCTGCGCGAAGAACTGCGGGCACTCCGGCATTTCGACGACATCCTCGGCCGGAGCGAACCGATCCTGCGCGTGCTGCACGACATCCAGCAGGTGGCGGAGACCGATGCGACCGTGCTGATCCTGGGCGAGACCGGGACGGGCAAGGAGTTGATCGCGCGGGCGATCCATCACGCCGGCCGGCGGTGCGACCGGCCGTTCATCAAGGTGAACTGCGCGGCGATTCCAGCCGCCCTCATCGAGAGCGAGTTCTTCGGCCATGAACGCGGGGCCTTTACCGGCGCCACCGCAAAACGCGACGGCCGGTTCGCGCTCGCCGACGGCGGCACCATTTTCCTCGACGAGATCGGCGAGCTGCCGTTGGATCTCCAGGCGAAACTCCTGCGGGTGCTGCAGGAGGGGGAATTCGAACCGGTCGGCTCCTCGCAGACGCGCAAGGTGAACGTGCGGGTCGTTGCCGCCACGAATCGCGATCTCCAACGGGCCGTGCAAGCAGGCGCGTTTCGCGAGGATCTCTATTACCGGCTCAACGTGTTTCCCATCCACGTCCCGCCGCTGCGCGACCGCCGTGAAGACATCCCGCTGCTCGCCTCGGCCTTCGCTCAACAGTTCGCGCAGAACATGGGACGCAAGATCGAGCCGCTGACTTCGGAGTGCATCCGGCGTTTGCAGGCGTATTCATGGCCCGGCAACGTGCGCGAATTGCAGAATGTGATCGAGCGGGCGGTGATTACCGCGCGGGACGGCCGCCTCAATCTCGACCGCGCACTGCCGGAGACAGATCGCGGCGATTCGTCCGAGCCCGTTTCTCCCGCCGAGGAAGCGACACCCCGGGTGCGGACCGCCCAGGAGATGGAAACTTTGGAACGCGAGAACCTGATCCGCGCGTTGGAATCCGCCGGCTGGCGCGTGGCGGGAGAAAACGGTGCGGCCCGCCTCCTGGGCATGAATCCCTCCACCTTGAGCTCGCGCATGAAGGCGCTGGGCATCAAGCGACCGCGCTAG